A single genomic interval of Alistipes provencensis harbors:
- the carA gene encoding glutamine-hydrolyzing carbamoyl-phosphate synthase small subunit codes for MKAFTKKIVLENGREFYGYGFGADREAINEIVFNTSMVGYQEIMSDPSYTDQMVVMTYPLIGNYGMADEDYETKTPTIGGMIVREYNDSPSNFRYTKTLNEVFEEHDIPAIWGVDTRALTRIIRDEGTQKVLITDAATPHEEAMRKLSEYVTPHDMVSRVSCKKRWMSRVPNHKYDVVAVDCGIKYNIIRLLNRVGCNVTVMPYNSTAEEIMAFRPDGIVLSNGPGNPEDVTPVIELVKQLRGKLPIFGICMGHQLISLAYGAKTFKMKFGHRGANHPVKNLVTGKLEITSQNHSYAVDVDSLEGTGLVLTHVNLLDGTAEGVECAADGVFSMQYHPESASGPQDSAYLFKKFTKIMEDHKNA; via the coding sequence ATGAAAGCATTTACGAAAAAAATTGTCTTGGAGAACGGCCGTGAGTTCTACGGATACGGTTTCGGAGCCGACCGCGAGGCCATCAACGAGATCGTCTTCAACACCTCGATGGTGGGGTATCAGGAGATCATGTCCGACCCGTCGTACACCGACCAGATGGTGGTGATGACCTATCCGCTGATCGGCAACTACGGCATGGCCGACGAGGATTACGAGACCAAAACGCCGACCATCGGCGGCATGATCGTCCGCGAGTACAACGACTCGCCGTCGAACTTCCGTTACACGAAGACGCTGAACGAGGTTTTCGAGGAGCATGACATTCCGGCCATCTGGGGTGTGGACACCCGGGCCCTGACGCGCATCATCCGCGACGAGGGTACGCAGAAGGTGCTTATCACCGACGCCGCGACGCCCCACGAAGAGGCTATGCGCAAGCTGTCCGAGTATGTCACTCCGCACGACATGGTTTCGCGCGTAAGCTGCAAGAAGCGCTGGATGTCGCGCGTCCCGAACCACAAATACGACGTGGTGGCCGTCGACTGCGGCATCAAATACAACATCATCCGTCTGCTGAACCGCGTGGGCTGCAACGTGACGGTCATGCCCTACAACTCCACCGCGGAGGAGATCATGGCGTTCCGTCCCGACGGCATCGTGCTTTCGAACGGCCCCGGCAACCCGGAGGACGTGACCCCGGTGATCGAGCTGGTGAAACAGCTCCGGGGCAAGCTGCCGATCTTCGGCATCTGCATGGGCCATCAGTTGATTTCGCTGGCCTACGGCGCCAAGACCTTCAAGATGAAGTTCGGCCACCGCGGCGCCAACCACCCGGTGAAGAACCTCGTGACGGGCAAGCTCGAAATCACGAGCCAGAACCACAGCTACGCCGTCGACGTCGATTCGCTGGAGGGTACGGGGCTTGTGCTGACGCACGTCAACCTGCTCGACGGCACGGCCGAGGGCGTGGAGTGCGCCGCCGACGGGGTTTTCTCGATGCAGTACCACCCCGAGAGCGCTTCGGGACCGCAGGACAGCGCCTATTTGTTCAAGAAGTTCACTAAAATAATGGAGGATCACAAAAATGCCTAA
- a CDS encoding MFS transporter → MTSEQSKRFKYWQMRTIIATMVGYALFYFVRKNFSLAMPGLEADLGISKTSLGIFLTLNGLIYGFSRFANGILADRMNARWYMAVGLALCALANFAFGFGEDISYWITGQHDGSQFTNTLILFMGIMWVINGLLQGTGFPPCARLLTHWIPPTELATKMSVWNTSHSIGAGLVVILCGYVMGTLGTNMTADPDAVATIAANLGVAPDDAAGMERVMVAAAHVGAWKWCFWIPSAIAFAGAIGLVVFLRDTPTSVGLPELEGTETAKVKAEKKGAEHKAFLMKYVFKNPLIWILGFANFFVYIVRFSVLDWGPSLLSQSKGVSMSHAGWLVAMFEIAGILGMLFSGWATDKWLKGRAHRTCVFCMAGAALFVFLFWQLPSDAPIWLLFATLCAAGFCIYGPQALIGIAAANQATKKAAATANGLTGLFGYASTLVSGVGLGYVAQHYGWSWAYVGILGMAVVGMLVFLLMWGAKADGYEAEAE, encoded by the coding sequence ATGACATCTGAACAATCCAAGCGCTTCAAGTATTGGCAGATGCGTACGATCATCGCCACGATGGTCGGTTATGCACTCTTTTACTTCGTGCGCAAGAACTTCTCGCTGGCCATGCCCGGCCTCGAAGCCGACCTCGGCATTTCGAAGACGAGCCTCGGCATCTTCCTCACCCTGAACGGTCTGATCTACGGCTTCTCGCGCTTCGCCAACGGCATTCTGGCCGATCGGATGAACGCCCGCTGGTACATGGCCGTCGGTCTGGCGCTGTGCGCTTTGGCCAACTTCGCGTTCGGCTTCGGCGAGGACATCTCCTACTGGATCACGGGCCAGCACGACGGCAGCCAGTTCACCAACACGCTGATCCTCTTCATGGGTATCATGTGGGTCATCAACGGCCTGTTGCAGGGGACGGGATTCCCGCCCTGCGCGCGTCTTTTGACCCACTGGATTCCGCCCACGGAGCTGGCGACCAAGATGTCGGTGTGGAATACCTCGCACTCGATCGGCGCGGGCTTGGTGGTGATCCTCTGCGGCTATGTCATGGGCACGCTGGGTACCAACATGACGGCCGATCCCGATGCCGTGGCGACCATTGCCGCCAATCTGGGCGTCGCACCCGACGATGCCGCGGGCATGGAGCGGGTGATGGTGGCCGCCGCACACGTCGGCGCGTGGAAATGGTGCTTCTGGATTCCTTCGGCCATCGCCTTTGCCGGAGCTATCGGACTGGTCGTCTTCCTGCGCGACACGCCGACCTCGGTGGGGCTTCCCGAGCTGGAAGGCACCGAGACCGCCAAGGTGAAAGCCGAGAAGAAGGGCGCCGAGCACAAGGCGTTCCTGATGAAATACGTCTTTAAGAATCCGCTGATCTGGATTCTGGGTTTTGCCAATTTCTTCGTCTACATCGTCCGCTTCTCGGTGCTGGACTGGGGACCTTCGCTGCTGAGTCAGTCGAAGGGCGTCTCGATGTCGCACGCCGGATGGCTCGTTGCGATGTTCGAGATCGCCGGAATCCTCGGCATGCTCTTCTCCGGATGGGCGACCGACAAATGGCTCAAAGGCCGTGCGCACCGCACCTGCGTCTTCTGCATGGCGGGTGCCGCGCTGTTCGTCTTCCTCTTCTGGCAGCTTCCCTCTGACGCCCCGATCTGGCTGCTGTTCGCCACGCTGTGTGCCGCAGGTTTCTGCATCTACGGCCCGCAGGCGCTCATCGGCATCGCTGCGGCGAATCAGGCTACGAAGAAGGCTGCCGCCACGGCCAACGGCCTCACGGGGCTGTTCGGCTATGCTTCGACGCTCGTTTCGGGCGTGGGACTGGGTTACGTCGCCCAGCACTACGGCTGGAGTTGGGCCTATGTGGGCATCCTCGGCATGGCCGTCGTGGGCATGCTGGTCTTCCTGCTGATGTGGGGCGCCAAGGCCGACGGCTACGAGGCTGAGGCCGAATGA
- a CDS encoding DeoR/GlpR family DNA-binding transcription regulator — protein MLSIAERHKYILDNLTKYGFVRITDVANELGVTKVTIRKDIKILESKGLLYKVHGSARPANPHVTDLDVHVKDNINRDAKRRIAQRAVEMLGDADSIIVASGSTVYAFAEEIKMRAWHHLNIVTPFLRLGVLLNESENVAVVQLGGTVHKKSLSVLGEEAARELDDCICSKVFFGVDGIDLEHGITTSTIDEAKLTRRMMRAASQVVVLADSSKFGQRGFGRICALEDIDVIVTDERIPEQMISIIEEAGVDLIIVK, from the coding sequence ATGCTGAGCATTGCCGAACGGCACAAATACATCCTCGACAACCTGACCAAATACGGGTTCGTCCGGATCACGGACGTGGCCAATGAGCTGGGCGTTACGAAGGTGACGATCCGCAAGGATATCAAGATACTCGAGAGCAAGGGTTTATTATATAAGGTGCACGGCAGCGCCCGTCCGGCCAATCCCCATGTCACGGACCTCGATGTGCATGTGAAAGACAACATCAACCGCGACGCCAAGCGGCGCATTGCGCAGCGGGCGGTGGAGATGCTCGGCGATGCCGATTCGATTATCGTGGCTTCGGGTTCCACGGTCTACGCCTTTGCCGAGGAGATCAAGATGCGCGCATGGCACCACCTGAACATCGTCACGCCGTTCCTGCGGCTGGGCGTGCTGCTCAACGAGTCGGAGAATGTCGCCGTCGTGCAGTTGGGCGGCACGGTGCACAAGAAGTCGCTTTCGGTGCTGGGCGAGGAGGCCGCACGCGAACTGGATGACTGCATCTGCTCGAAGGTCTTCTTCGGGGTGGACGGCATCGACCTCGAACACGGCATCACGACCTCGACGATCGACGAGGCGAAGCTCACGCGGCGGATGATGCGTGCGGCGTCGCAGGTGGTCGTGCTGGCCGACTCGTCGAAGTTCGGGCAGCGGGGCTTCGGCCGCATCTGTGCGCTGGAGGACATCGACGTGATCGTCACCGACGAGCGCATTCCCGAGCAGATGATCTCGATCATCGAGGAGGCGGGCGTCGATCTGATTATCGTGAAGTAG
- a CDS encoding dihydroorotase yields MKTYYTNAMIYRGGRLETGRLAVEGGRVVAAGEPRPGDRVVDLGGLCLVPGLVDVHVHLREPGFPQKETIATGTAAAARGGYTTVCSMPNLCPAPDTPATLGEQLAIIRRDAVVRVKPYGTITLGQRGCGELVDFAALAPEVVGFSDDGRGVQSDELMEEAMRRAAAVGKPIVAHCEVDDLLRGGYIHDGVYCREHGHKGICSESEWRQVERDIALAEKTGCQYHVCHVSTKESVELVRRAKAKGLRVSCETAPHYLLLCDEDLQEEGRFKMNPPLRSRADREALVAGIVDGTIEVVATDHAPHTAEEKSRGLAGSAMGIVGLETAFPLLYKYLVLPGTITLERLLALMSDNPRRLFALEGGVEVGDRADFTVLDLGAKYAVDPGTFLSKGRATPFAGWEVQGRAVLTVVGGKEVYNG; encoded by the coding sequence ATGAAAACGTATTATACCAACGCGATGATCTACCGCGGGGGCCGGCTCGAAACGGGCCGTCTCGCCGTCGAGGGCGGCCGTGTGGTCGCGGCCGGGGAACCTCGGCCGGGCGACCGGGTCGTGGACCTCGGGGGGCTCTGCCTCGTGCCGGGACTGGTCGACGTGCATGTGCACCTGCGCGAGCCGGGTTTCCCGCAGAAGGAGACCATCGCCACGGGTACCGCGGCGGCGGCCCGGGGAGGCTACACCACAGTCTGTTCGATGCCCAACCTCTGCCCTGCGCCCGATACGCCGGCGACGCTCGGCGAACAGTTGGCGATCATCCGCCGCGACGCCGTGGTGCGCGTGAAACCCTATGGCACGATCACGCTGGGACAGCGCGGCTGCGGCGAGCTGGTCGACTTTGCGGCTTTGGCTCCGGAGGTGGTCGGATTTTCCGACGACGGCCGCGGCGTGCAGTCGGACGAGCTGATGGAGGAGGCGATGCGTCGTGCGGCGGCCGTCGGCAAACCTATCGTGGCCCACTGCGAGGTCGACGATCTGCTGCGGGGCGGTTATATCCACGACGGGGTCTACTGCCGCGAGCATGGACACAAAGGCATCTGTTCGGAGAGCGAGTGGCGGCAGGTGGAGCGCGACATCGCGCTCGCGGAGAAGACCGGCTGCCAGTACCATGTCTGCCACGTCTCCACGAAAGAGAGTGTCGAGCTGGTGCGCCGCGCCAAGGCGAAGGGACTGCGGGTGAGCTGTGAAACGGCGCCGCACTACCTGCTGCTGTGCGACGAGGATTTGCAGGAGGAAGGGCGCTTCAAGATGAACCCGCCGCTGCGGAGCCGCGCCGACCGCGAAGCGCTTGTCGCGGGCATCGTGGACGGCACGATCGAGGTCGTGGCCACGGACCACGCGCCCCACACCGCCGAGGAGAAATCGCGCGGGCTGGCCGGGAGCGCCATGGGTATCGTGGGGCTGGAAACCGCGTTCCCGCTGCTCTATAAATACTTGGTGCTGCCGGGAACGATTACCCTCGAACGGCTCCTCGCGCTGATGTCGGACAATCCCCGGCGTCTTTTCGCGCTCGAAGGGGGCGTGGAGGTGGGCGACCGGGCCGATTTCACGGTGCTGGACCTCGGGGCGAAATACGCCGTCGATCCCGGGACGTTCCTTTCGAAGGGCCGCGCCACGCCTTTCGCCGGATGGGAGGTGCAGGGCCGCGCCGTGCTGACGGTGGTGGGCGGCAAGGAGGTTTATAACGGATAA